GGCTACCGCTTCACACGGCCACGAATGGCGAGGGCAGCTAGACCGAGCAGGACCGGCTCGGTGACACGGGAGGCCATCTCGGTGTACGTGCCGAAGGTGGTCAGGCCCTGACCGGAAGAACGGAATACTACCGAGTTGATGACCACTCGCAATGACTTCTCGAACCGGTCAGGGGTCATGCGTTGTGTGAGCGGTCCGTCAGGCGTGGCTGCCTCGGGAGTGTCGGTGGTCAGCGAGATGCGCTGGTCTGTGAGCTTGCCGGTGGTCTCGGGTTTCTGGTCATCCTTGGGCAGGCCCCACAGCGTCATCAGCAGCACGGTGGTGGTCATGGCCAGCAACAGCCACCCGAGGGCGCGGGAAGCGCGCAGGCCGTACCCCGATACCGCCCAGTACGCGGCGAGCACGCTCCGCTCACCCAAGGGAATGTCGTCAGCGTGGCGGCGCATTTCCATCTCGCCGTAATAAAAATCCGCTGCTCCGGGCTCGTGTTTGCCGTCCTCGAATGCCTTGCGTAGCTGCCGGTATACAGGCGCCAGCGCCGCCGGGTCCAGTACATCAACCCCCTCTGGGGCGGGAGTCGTCCAGCCATCCGTGCCGGTACTGCGGGCGGTACGCCAGTGCTGCTCTTCGGCCAGGGTGCGGCGCGGCGTCCAGCGAACGGGCCATACCCCGCGCCGGCGCAGGCCGGATGGGGTGGCGGGCAGGTGATAGAGCCCTTCCAGTCGTAGTTGGTCGAGGTGCACGGTCCCAGCAAAGAGGCACTGGGTGAGGTCGATATCGGCGAGCAGAAGATGTGCGGCGTCCGCGCCTCGCAGGGACACCACCTGCACACGGGGGTTCTGCCGATCCAGTTCGGGCTCTTCCGACCCCGGGGGATCGGTAAATGGCAGCGTGAACGGCCGGGAGTGAGTGGCGACAATTACTGGGTATTCCAATACTGCGTCGCTCAAGTCGACGGTTGCATAGCGTAGGCGCAGTGCTGCCGTGGCGGCCCATCGCGTCCGTCGGCACAGCACCGTGGGCGCCGCCACTTCGATTGTCACGGCTGCCCCAAACGTCGCCTCCGAGAGATCCAGCGTCCCGCAGCAAGACATGGGCCCCAGTTTGGGCGCGCGTTGGAAGTTTGTTCGGTGGAATTTGGTGTCGCCCTTGATGCGCGCGTCTGCGAACGAGGCAAGCCCGCCAAACTCCATCATGTGGAACGAGGCGCTGCCACTGATGTCCACCTTCGTGAAGATGCCATTCCCGCCGATTCTCGCCAGGGCGAACGAGATGTCACCGTCGACCTCTACATGGAAGAAGTTGACGTGATTGCTGAATTCTGACCGGCTGAAATCGGTTTTCCCCTTGAATGTCGCCCCCACGAATTCAACGTCCCCGCGAAAGCGCGCCTCGGTGAACCTGGCCTCACCATTGAATACCGCCCTCGTGAAGCGGACATCCCCCTCAAACTCCGCATCCATGAATAAGGCGCTTCCCAGGTGGGCCCGGTCGTCGGCAGTGGGCGTGAGCGCGGAGAGCAGTTTTGCCAGTAGTACCCCGTCGAACCGGGTGCCTCGGTGGTCGATGTCGGCGCCGGGCTGCAAGCTCGCCAAGTAGGCCGAACGATCGGCTTCCTCGAGGTGAGCCAGGCAGTAGTCATGCGATCCGACCCTGATCCCGCGGCAGTCAGGCTCAGCTTCGTGTCCGCAGTGCGGCCAGGGAGGGGTGGGGGTGGTTGGCACGGTGCCGTTGCTAGCGGTCATGACCGGGGGGACGATGGCGCGCCGACCACAGGTTGCTGAGGCAGCCGAAGCGACAATCTTGGACAAGTATCTGCTGGTTCCAGTCGGTGGAGCAGGCAGGGCACCAAGCGCTCAACTGGCCAACAGAAGGGCTCAGTCACACCAGACCGCACCGGCAATGGACCGTCCCGCGCACCAAATAATCGAACACGATATCGTTTCTAGCGTGGGTGAAGGTGATTCTACTCGGCAACGGGAAGCGGTGGAGGCACGGCCGTGGCGTGCCAAGGATGGTCCCGGGTCTCAGCTTGTTGTTTATCTGAAGAGGTCGAAACGGGCCTCCTCAGATAAGCAACAAGCTCAGTGTCCCTCGAAATCGGGAAGTTCATCAGGGGAGAGGTCGGGGCGTAGGCGTCTGATTCGCACCGGATGTCTCCACCGGCCGCGGTCCTGGGCCGCGTCGCCCTCAAACTCCACGACGGCCGTTGGCCGCACGCACCGGTGCTCCAGCGCCTCGCGCGTGCCCCAGCCGGCGGAGAAGGTGACTTCCCGCCAGGGGTGGTCGGGCGCGGCCGCCCCCAGGACGCCGCCGATCTGCTGGCGCAGCGAGAGGGGCAGCGGGGTGCTGCGGGCGACCAGCCGCAGGCGGCCTGCCTCGTCCCAGCGGCCGAGGAGCACGGTGTGCGGCATGGTGAGGGGGCCGGTGACCGCGCCGATCACCGCGTCGTGCGCACTGCGCGAGCACTGGCAGATATGCAGTATTTGGAAGGTGCGCTATTCACGCTCAGACGTGCCGGGACGGGGTGATCTGCCCGGGGCGGAGGGAGGACTGAAGGGGCTGGCGCAGGTCTTCGCCATGGTGCTGGGCCTCGTCACCAGCGCAGCAGTGGCCCGCGCTGTCGGCTTCTCCTTGGCGCCATGGTCGCGGCGCCGGGAGTTTTCGCTGCACCGACAGCGTCTGCTGCGACGCGGCGAAGACTCCCGGCGCCGACCACGAGTCCCGCTCGTCAGACTGCGCCGCACCGGACCGCACCGCCAGGACGCGGCCGGGCCAGCTCCCGCATGCCGCCTGACCTACTCATCGATGTCCGGACGTCGTCATGGGTCCCGGGGGCCGTACAGCAAAGGCTTTACGAAGAGCTACGATCCTGTCTACTGGCTGTCCTCTGCCGCCAGATCCTGCACGTGTGCCACGGCCTCGCCCAAAAGTCGTGCGGGGACGAGCCAGTAGTCGTAAATGCCGCCCTGCGCGGAGTTGTAGCCGCAGAGCACGGCCACGCCCGTGCCGAGTTGGTCCTTGAGCTCGCTGGCCAGCCAGCCTACAAAGCCGCTGTTGTCGGCCGCTGCCGGGAAGTGGAAGGCGAAGACGCCGAAGACCTCCGCCTCGTCGCCCTGCGCCGGTCCGAGGACCGACCAGCTCTCCTCGTCGCGCACCAGAGCCAGCGCGTCGGCGGACGGCTGCGGTACCGGCCCTCCGGGGTGCTCGTGGTACGCCCAGTGCCCAGGCAATACCTCGAAGGCGGCTTCCGCCAGCACCCGGCGCAGCCGCGCGCGAGTTTCCTGTTGTGTTTCGTGACTGATGCTAACCATGGGCCGTTCAACCGCGGACATCACACCGAGATTCCCGCCCCGGATGCCGAGGGGTCGTCACCATCAGTCACCATAACTACGTACAGCTACTTTCCGCTTGGTCGCGCCGACCCGAGCGGAGGGCCCTGTGGGTGGCGGGCGGCGAGGTAGTCGGTCCACCGGCCGCCGGCGAATTGAGCCCATCGGTGGGCGGTGGCGGGGTGAGGCCGAACAGGTCGGCGACCACGGCGGGTGGCAGGTCGGTGATGGCTTCCATCATTGCGGTGTTGCGTGCGGCCCGGACCGGCAGCTCATAGCGCCTGAGGGTGTCGGCCAGCCCCATGGAAATGCGGGGGCGGCCCAGGCTGTGGCCCGGCAGCAGGTAGCCGGTGGCATCGTGAAGCTGCCGCTGATGTGCAGGAGCACCGTGGAGACTTGAGAACTGCGTTTCGATCAGGTGGGCCAGCGCGGGCGGGAGAACCATGGGGTGGCGGTCGAGCGTGAGGTAGGTCGCTTGGGCATCCCGGTGAAAGTGGTCGGCGGTCAGCTCGACGATCCGGGACAGGGGGAGGGCGTAGAGGCGGACCTCGAGGGGGAGGGTGGCCTCGTGGAGGCGGCGGTGGAGCTGCCGGTGGAGGAGGTCCTCGGGCTGGAAGTGCTCAGGACTTCGGCTGGGCGGGTAGTGGAGGGTGACCCCGTGGGTGAGGTTGCGGGCTTTCGCCCAGCGGAGGAAGGGGATGATGCGGCTGCGCATGGTGGGGTGCTCGATCAGCCACAGGTCCAGGTCGGTTTGTGTGAGGGAAGCGAACTGGATGTTCTGGGTGTCCAGCCAGGTCAGGAAGGCGGCGGCGAAGCGGATGTCGCGGCAATCTCCCTTGTAGGCGCCCAGGCTGTAGCGCCCGCGCGTTGAGCGGCGGCGTGCGTCTCGCACCACGCCCCATTCGGCGAAGGGCCTGATGATGGTGACGTGGTGGGCTGGTAGTTGGGTGAGAGTACGTGCGAGCCAGATTTCCAGCCGGGCGAAATTCTCATCCCGCCTGGGGAGGATGCCTGCGGTGACCAGGAGGTCGCGCACATAGCGCATGGAGTTGTTTGGCGGAGGAGCATCGAGGGTCTGGTGGCTGATCTTCGTCGGTTCCTGCGCCAGGCTGGCCAGCAGCGTGGAGACCGGGCTGCGGCGCAGCCATTCAAGGACGGGGTAGGGGTTGTCCGCTTGAGCCAGGACATCTGCGAGTGGCTCCAGGACGGGCGGGACGGTGTTTTCATCGGTGGAGAGCAGGCTGCGTACCTTGCGTGTGAGTGAGTAGTGCGGGCACAGGCTGTCCGGCCGCAGAAGGCCAGTAGAGGAGCATCGCGCGCAAGCCGCCGCGGAGTTTTGGTGCCCGCAGCACGCGCCGCACAGATCTTCACCCTCATCAGTTCGGCCGACGAGAATCCCGCTTCGCCCGCACTGGCTGCAAGGGGCAGGTGTGCGGCGCCGCCATCGGTAACAGCGGTCGCACACCGGACCCAGGGGCCAGGTCGTCTTGACCGGCTGCTGCTGCCCGCAGATGCCGCAGGTGCGCAGGGGCCGTGGGGTGCAGGTGGAGCAGTGGAAAGCCCCCCGGCCCTTGTCGATGTGCTGGCCCTGCCGGATACGGCCGCACACACAGCACGGCTTCTTCGGCTCCTGGTAGCAGTCGCCGCAGATATCCGGCTGCCCTCCCTTGGCCTTCGACCGGATCGAGGCGATACGGCCGCACACCCCACACTTCCTCGGCGGACTGGTGTAACAGCTGCTGCACACTGGGCCTTGCGGTGTGTGTGCGTTGACCCGGCGCTGACGGCCGCAGCGCACGCAGCGACGGCGGTGGACCGGGCAGCAGATCTGACACAGAAGCCGGCCCTCGCTCCCGTTGCGGCGGCAGATCATCAAGCGGTGGCAGTTCTCGCACTCCTGCCGGGCGTCGGGCTCTCTGTCCCGGGAGGGCTTGCAGATGGTTCCCTCGGGTCGGCGGACGTGCAGCCTCCTGACCTTCCCGCACCGGGCGTAGGAACTATGTTGGCGCCGCGACGCGCACGTTCCGCAGACTCGGCCATCAAAGGTGGACCCGCACGGCAGGGGGCTGGTGCGGCCACAGTCCGCGCACGCCACACGCGCCACCGTAGCCCCGTGCCCAGCATTGACCAGCAGGTCCAAGACCCTGACCAGTACCGCCGGACAATGAGGGGAGGAAGATGTCAAGGCATCCGGGTGCTGCCGCAAGTGCTCCGCCAGAGCGTGCGCGTTCGGACCGCGCCATGCCCTGGCCCCCTCCAGCACCGCCTGGACCGTCTCCCGGTCCAGTCCTGGCCCGATGGCCTCAATCAGACAAGTCCGAATCAGGGAACGGGCTTCCTCCAGTTCGGCCCGGAGCCGAATCTGGTCGGGGGTTAAGTAGCCGGGCCTCCTCATGGCTGCCCCGGCCGACGGATCACCGTGCGCCGGCAGCTCCGCGAGTTGGTCGGCGGCCCGGACGATCTCGGGGAAGGCGCCGCCCATGTCCGTGCCCCGCCGGGCCTGGAGGTAGGTGCCGCCGGGACGCGCGAAGCGGATACAGCGGAAGCCGTCCCACTTGGCCTCGTACCAAAGCCCCCGGCGGCGGGGAAGGTCCTCGATCGGGCGGGCGAGCATGGGAGCGATCGGCGGGGACAGAGCAGGCACACGGCCACCAGGGTGCAGCGCGGGGGATAAACGGGTGTCGCGAGTGTGCACCGACCCGGAGGTGTCCCTGGGACGGGCATGCCCGTGCCGCCAGCATCGGCGTCACCAGCGGAGTGGTGCTGAGTGTGATCCAGG
The sequence above is a segment of the Streptomyces sp. NBC_01775 genome. Coding sequences within it:
- a CDS encoding pentapeptide repeat-containing protein — translated: MTASNGTVPTTPTPPWPHCGHEAEPDCRGIRVGSHDYCLAHLEEADRSAYLASLQPGADIDHRGTRFDGVLLAKLLSALTPTADDRAHLGSALFMDAEFEGDVRFTRAVFNGEARFTEARFRGDVEFVGATFKGKTDFSRSEFSNHVNFFHVEVDGDISFALARIGGNGIFTKVDISGSASFHMMEFGGLASFADARIKGDTKFHRTNFQRAPKLGPMSCCGTLDLSEATFGAAVTIEVAAPTVLCRRTRWAATAALRLRYATVDLSDAVLEYPVIVATHSRPFTLPFTDPPGSEEPELDRQNPRVQVVSLRGADAAHLLLADIDLTQCLFAGTVHLDQLRLEGLYHLPATPSGLRRRGVWPVRWTPRRTLAEEQHWRTARSTGTDGWTTPAPEGVDVLDPAALAPVYRQLRKAFEDGKHEPGAADFYYGEMEMRRHADDIPLGERSVLAAYWAVSGYGLRASRALGWLLLAMTTTVLLMTLWGLPKDDQKPETTGKLTDQRISLTTDTPEAATPDGPLTQRMTPDRFEKSLRVVINSVVFRSSGQGLTTFGTYTEMASRVTEPVLLGLAALAIRGRVKR
- a CDS encoding XRE family transcriptional regulator; this translates as MCGRIASIRSKAKGGQPDICGDCYQEPKKPCCVCGRIRQGQHIDKGRGAFHCSTCTPRPLRTCGICGQQQPVKTTWPLGPVCDRCYRWRRRTPAPCSQCGRSGILVGRTDEGEDLCGACCGHQNSAAACARCSSTGLLRPDSLCPHYSLTRKVRSLLSTDENTVPPVLEPLADVLAQADNPYPVLEWLRRSPVSTLLASLAQEPTKISHQTLDAPPPNNSMRYVRDLLVTAGILPRRDENFARLEIWLARTLTQLPAHHVTIIRPFAEWGVVRDARRRSTRGRYSLGAYKGDCRDIRFAAAFLTWLDTQNIQFASLTQTDLDLWLIEHPTMRSRIIPFLRWAKARNLTHGVTLHYPPSRSPEHFQPEDLLHRQLHRRLHEATLPLEVRLYALPLSRIVELTADHFHRDAQATYLTLDRHPMVLPPALAHLIETQFSSLHGAPAHQRQLHDATGYLLPGHSLGRPRISMGLADTLRRYELPVRAARNTAMMEAITDLPPAVVADLFGLTPPPPTDGLNSPAAGGPTTSPPATHRALRSGRRDQAESSCT
- a CDS encoding DUF6196 family protein, with the protein product MVSISHETQQETRARLRRVLAEAAFEVLPGHWAYHEHPGGPVPQPSADALALVRDEESWSVLGPAQGDEAEVFGVFAFHFPAAADNSGFVGWLASELKDQLGTGVAVLCGYNSAQGGIYDYWLVPARLLGEAVAHVQDLAAEDSQ